One window from the genome of Thermaerobacter marianensis DSM 12885 encodes:
- the bshB2 gene encoding bacillithiol biosynthesis deacetylase BshB2, which translates to MEAIEPARVQRALQDFVGNEVYLHLETTHGAYTQGGFGAFARNVKIRLEEAAIRGRGPYRAGLRVAGGWVYAEGLTHWQQEPGRILLEGRDAEDRLTVVLEIGRAPFPIETVAEEAGAQGTVTAAAGEPGLQARGGGAPAPMGRPPAPAAGPSPILPTPSSVEPAAPEAPRSPADLAGGVPAPWDRHLVVVLAHPDDESFGAAGTMALAVHQGIGVTMVCVTAGQMGRRVGRPPIAHRESLGPLRAAELRQAMAAVGVRDVRVLGVWDKTVEFRDRAELARRIRAILEETGATTVITFHPELGGHPDHNAVGAATVDAVTGLGPARPRLLFVKGPARDADPGLPVVTVSIEPVRPLKEAAFRSHRSQTAGWDERLEKDPEMARRFARLFSEESFWVYVPGGATAAGGAGSSGRTA; encoded by the coding sequence ATGGAGGCCATCGAACCGGCCCGCGTCCAGCGGGCTTTGCAAGATTTTGTGGGGAACGAAGTCTACCTGCATCTGGAGACCACCCATGGCGCCTACACCCAGGGCGGGTTCGGCGCCTTCGCCCGCAACGTGAAGATCCGGCTGGAAGAGGCCGCCATCCGCGGCCGCGGCCCGTACCGGGCGGGCCTGCGGGTGGCGGGCGGCTGGGTCTACGCCGAGGGCCTGACCCACTGGCAGCAAGAACCCGGTCGCATCCTCCTGGAGGGCCGCGATGCCGAGGACCGGCTGACGGTGGTGTTGGAGATCGGCCGCGCGCCCTTCCCCATCGAAACGGTGGCCGAGGAGGCCGGAGCACAAGGTACGGTCACCGCGGCCGCCGGCGAGCCGGGCCTCCAAGCGCGCGGGGGTGGTGCGCCGGCTCCCATGGGGCGCCCCCCGGCTCCGGCCGCGGGCCCTTCCCCCATCCTGCCGACCCCGAGCTCGGTGGAACCGGCGGCCCCGGAGGCGCCGCGGAGTCCGGCCGACCTGGCCGGCGGCGTCCCGGCCCCCTGGGACCGGCACCTGGTGGTGGTGCTGGCCCACCCCGACGACGAGTCCTTCGGCGCCGCCGGCACCATGGCCCTGGCCGTCCACCAGGGCATCGGCGTGACCATGGTCTGCGTCACCGCCGGCCAGATGGGCCGCCGGGTGGGCCGGCCGCCCATCGCCCACCGGGAGTCGCTGGGCCCCTTGCGGGCCGCCGAGCTGCGCCAGGCCATGGCCGCGGTGGGCGTCCGTGACGTCCGGGTGCTGGGCGTCTGGGACAAGACCGTGGAGTTCCGGGACCGGGCCGAGCTAGCCCGCCGCATCCGGGCCATCCTGGAGGAGACGGGCGCCACCACGGTGATCACCTTCCACCCCGAGCTGGGCGGTCACCCCGACCACAACGCGGTGGGCGCCGCCACGGTGGACGCCGTGACCGGCCTGGGCCCCGCCCGCCCCCGGCTGCTCTTCGTCAAGGGACCCGCCCGCGATGCGGACCCCGGCCTGCCGGTGGTGACGGTATCCATCGAGCCGGTGCGTCCGCTCAAGGAAGCGGCCTTCCGCTCCCACCGGTCCCAGACGGCCGGCTGGGACGAACGGCTGGAGAAGGACCCGGAGATGGCCCGGCGCTTCGCCCGGCTGTTTTCCGAAGAGAGCTTCTGGGTCTACGTTCCCGGCGGGGCAACGGCCGCCGGCGGGGCGGGCAGCTCGGGCCGCACCGCTTGA
- a CDS encoding quaternary amine ABC transporter ATP-binding protein: MTPPAVPPPAASPASRTASSLPAAATVAAPPAAPGPGPSARPPGSTTATASANGAVSLPASGRDARDGGGSHPSAPVLLAVQNLWKIYARHDRRIDVHDPEAVERAEARGAVVAVRDVSFRVRRGEIFVVMGLSGSGKSTLVRCLLRLVEPTAGRILVDGDDVTAMDDRQLTAFRRTKVAMVFQHYGLLPHCTVLENVAFGLRLRGEPRPVQLQRAREALARVGLEKWAGRYPAALSGGMRQRVGIARALARDADLLLMDEPFSGLDPLIRRELQDELLRLQAELHKTIVFITHDLQEALRLGDRLAIMQAGRIVQVGRPREIIQHPADDYVRRFVQDVREAAALAAGPLRAAAPEPVPAKGGTGLVP, from the coding sequence ATGACGCCACCGGCAGTCCCCCCGCCGGCGGCCTCGCCGGCATCCCGGACCGCTTCGTCGCTTCCGGCGGCCGCGACCGTGGCGGCGCCGCCGGCCGCTCCCGGCCCCGGGCCCTCCGCCCGCCCGCCGGGTTCGACCACCGCCACCGCCAGCGCCAACGGGGCCGTGTCCCTGCCCGCAAGCGGTCGCGATGCCCGGGACGGCGGCGGATCCCATCCCTCCGCACCCGTTCTGCTGGCCGTCCAGAACCTGTGGAAGATCTACGCCCGCCACGACCGGCGCATCGACGTCCACGACCCCGAGGCGGTGGAGCGGGCGGAAGCCCGAGGGGCCGTGGTGGCGGTGCGGGACGTCAGCTTCCGCGTGCGGCGGGGCGAGATCTTCGTGGTGATGGGGCTGTCCGGCAGCGGCAAGTCGACCCTGGTGCGGTGCCTGCTGCGGCTGGTGGAACCCACGGCCGGGCGCATCCTGGTGGACGGCGACGACGTCACCGCCATGGACGACCGGCAGCTCACGGCCTTCCGCCGCACCAAGGTGGCCATGGTGTTCCAGCACTACGGCCTGCTGCCCCACTGCACGGTGCTGGAGAACGTGGCCTTCGGCCTGCGTCTGCGGGGCGAGCCGCGCCCGGTGCAGCTCCAGCGGGCCCGGGAGGCCCTGGCCCGGGTCGGCCTGGAGAAGTGGGCCGGCCGCTACCCCGCCGCCCTGTCGGGGGGCATGCGCCAGCGGGTCGGCATCGCCCGCGCCCTGGCCCGGGACGCCGATCTGCTGCTCATGGACGAACCCTTCAGCGGGCTGGACCCGCTGATCCGCCGCGAGCTGCAGGACGAACTGTTGCGCCTGCAGGCGGAGTTGCACAAGACCATCGTCTTCATCACCCACGACCTCCAAGAAGCCCTGCGCCTGGGCGACCGGCTGGCCATCATGCAGGCGGGCCGGATCGTCCAGGTGGGCCGGCCGCGGGAGATCATCCAGCACCCGGCCGACGACTACGTCCGCCGGTTCGTCCAGGACGTCCGGGAAGCCGCGGCCCTGGCCGCGGGTCCGCTGCGGGCCGCGGCGCCGGAGCCCGTCCCCGCGAAGGGAGGAACCGGCCTTGTTCCCTGA
- a CDS encoding ABC transporter substrate-binding protein, whose translation MKTAARRAAGSRRHAPRVLRWALSSLTLLVLLLAAGCGTGAGGPGGSGSGDGGSGGGSAGGGPAGGSGGKPTLVFGDFSWDSVQVHNRIAGFIIEHGYGYPVDYKFGDTIPILQGLQDGSVHITMEMWPDNIREAWQKALDAGQVLDLGPNYPEAPQGWYVPAYVVKGDPRRGIEPMAPDLRSVQDLERYWQLFEDPSEPGKGRFYNCPTGWVCSDINAQKLAAYGLDDRFTAFNPGSEAGLNTSITTAYQQGKPWVGYYWEPTWVTGKYELIRLEEPAYTDACWESDKACAYPPSQVLVAANAELEAMAPEVVDFLKKYDTTLEQTAAALAYMEDEKAEPADAAVWFLRTYRDWEQWVPAEVRDRVNAALEEVN comes from the coding sequence GTGAAGACCGCGGCACGGCGGGCGGCGGGCAGCCGCCGGCACGCCCCGCGGGTCCTTCGATGGGCCCTATCCTCGTTGACCCTGTTGGTGCTCCTTCTGGCTGCAGGCTGCGGCACCGGCGCCGGTGGGCCCGGCGGATCCGGCAGCGGCGATGGCGGCTCCGGCGGGGGTAGCGCAGGCGGCGGCCCCGCCGGCGGTTCCGGCGGGAAGCCCACCCTGGTCTTCGGCGACTTCAGCTGGGACAGCGTCCAGGTCCACAACCGCATCGCCGGGTTCATCATCGAGCACGGCTACGGCTACCCCGTCGACTACAAGTTCGGCGACACCATCCCCATCCTCCAGGGTCTGCAGGACGGCAGCGTCCACATCACCATGGAGATGTGGCCCGACAACATCCGCGAGGCCTGGCAGAAGGCCCTGGACGCGGGCCAGGTCCTGGACCTGGGCCCGAACTACCCCGAAGCGCCCCAGGGCTGGTACGTGCCCGCCTACGTGGTCAAGGGCGACCCCCGGCGCGGCATCGAGCCCATGGCGCCCGACCTGCGCTCGGTGCAGGATCTGGAGCGCTACTGGCAGCTCTTCGAGGATCCCTCGGAGCCCGGCAAGGGCCGGTTCTACAACTGCCCCACGGGCTGGGTGTGCTCGGACATCAACGCCCAGAAGCTCGCGGCCTACGGCCTGGACGACCGCTTCACCGCCTTCAATCCCGGCTCCGAGGCCGGGCTCAACACGTCCATCACCACCGCCTACCAGCAGGGCAAGCCCTGGGTGGGCTACTACTGGGAGCCCACCTGGGTCACCGGCAAGTACGAGCTGATCCGCCTGGAAGAACCGGCCTACACCGACGCCTGCTGGGAATCCGACAAGGCGTGCGCCTACCCGCCCAGCCAGGTGCTGGTGGCAGCCAACGCCGAGCTGGAAGCGATGGCGCCCGAGGTGGTCGACTTCCTGAAGAAGTACGACACCACCCTGGAGCAGACGGCGGCCGCCCTGGCCTACATGGAGGACGAGAAGGCCGAGCCCGCCGACGCGGCCGTCTGGTTCCTCCGGACCTACCGCGACTGGGAGCAGTGGGTGCCGGCGGAGGTGCGGGACCGCGTCAACGCGGCTCTCGAGGAGGTGAACTGA